TTTGCCACGCCCTTTACTGCTTATACGTAGCCTAACTTTAAACATGTTATTACCTAAAGGTGTTCCTATATCAGGCTTTTCGGACAATTCAGCTATAAAACCAGCAAGATCTTGTTTTAAGGAGGGGTATTTTTTAGCTAACGCCTTTGCTTGTTTTTTTTAAACGTATCGCTATATCGAATATCATAATTCATTAAGCAATTCAGCTATAGGGTAGGTTTTAAGCTTACCTTCTTCAAATAATTTAGCATCATTAAATGCATGCTTATACCTTAGCTGTAATTCTGCTTCTTCTAATTTGTGAATAAGCTCTTCACGCTCTTTATTAAGAGCATCCCATTGTTTAAATGGAACAAGCACGCTCGTTTTTTCACCCTTGGTGTTTGTTAAAAATTGTACGCTCATAATAACCCAAATTTACAAAATAACTGACTAAACCGCAACAACACCCTTTATGTGCGGATGTGGGTCGTAATTTTCTAAAGTAAAGTCCTCAAACTTAAAGCCAAAAATATCTTTCACTTCCGGGTTAATCTTCATGGTAGGCAGTGGCCTTGGTTCGCGGCTTAGTTGCAGGCGGGTTTGTTCCAGGTGGTTGTTGTACAAATGGGCATCGCCAAATGTGTGTACAAAGTCGCCGTAATCCAGGTCGCATACCTGTGCCATCATCATGGTTAGCAGGGCATAGGAGGCTATATTGAATGGTACCCCCAAAAATATATCGGCGCTGCGCTGGTATAACTGGCATGAAAGTTTGCCTTTTAACTCCCCCTTTAGGGTATTGGGGGGCTGCACATAAAACTGGAACAGGCTATGGCAGGGTGGCAGGGCCATTTGGTTAACATCGGCCACGTTCCAGGCCGATACCATGATGCGGCGCGAATCGGGGTTGTTCTTTAGCTGGTTTACTACTTGTGTAATCTGGTCTATATGCCCCCCATCGGGTTTGGGCCACGACCGCCATTGGTAACCATACACCGGGCCGAGGTTGCCGTTCTCGTCGGCCCATTCGTCCCAAATGCGCACGCCGTTGTCTTTTAAGTACTGTATGTTGGTATCGCCGCTCAAAAACCATATCAACTCGTGGATGATTGATTTAAGGTGCAGCTTTTTGGTGGTCACCATCGGGAACCCCT
This portion of the Inquilinus sp. KBS0705 genome encodes:
- a CDS encoding thymidylate synthase, producing the protein MKQYLDLMRHVMENGAQKHDRTGTGTLSVFGYQMRFNLQEGFPMVTTKKLHLKSIIHELIWFLSGDTNIQYLKDNGVRIWDEWADENGNLGPVYGYQWRSWPKPDGGHIDQITQVVNQLKNNPDSRRIMVSAWNVADVNQMALPPCHSLFQFYVQPPNTLKGELKGKLSCQLYQRSADIFLGVPFNIASYALLTMMMAQVCDLDYGDFVHTFGDAHLYNNHLEQTRLQLSREPRPLPTMKINPEVKDIFGFKFEDFTLENYDPHPHIKGVVAV